The proteins below are encoded in one region of Oryzias melastigma strain HK-1 linkage group LG9, ASM292280v2, whole genome shotgun sequence:
- the klhl22 gene encoding kelch-like protein 22 isoform X2 encodes MRAMKPEGQRVVMAEGEAESAVGGRAGSLERPGRQTFRSSSHFRSLQDGLLSLRQTGILFDVVLVVEGRPIQAHRILLAAACDYFRGMFAGGLRETQQKEILIHGVSYKAIKKLLDYIYTAEIELDLDCVQEVLIAATLVQLDSVIGFCCDFLYSWLDDSSILEVLQLVDLFELQQLKDRVRSYILNNIQTLSRTDVYRKLPEEEVFRALSSDELQVTSENEVYEAALYFHFSPEEVEADQVYLQDNLKMLEAVRFCLMERRVLQRLHSRLDQCPLKHSVSAALRYHEQELWQPVLQSPLTQPRSTFYCILGFGGMFSSSSLTDKKNLFQVFHPSWGEWRTLPSAHSPRMSNQGVAVLNNFVYLIGGDKNTSGFRAENCCWRYDPRHNSWTSIQPLQQQHADHCVCVLGGHIYAIGGRDYSNELDSVERYDPSANTWQFVSPLKREVYAHAGAVVDGKIYITCGRRGMAYLRETYCFDPAANHWAACAEGPVERAWHGMAAVNGRIYVIGGSNHERGYRRDVNKVACFDPAANSWTLVAPLPSGHGEPGIAVLDHRIYVLGGRSHDKGRRMKYMHVYNTDADEWDSETEFKERVSGLAACVALMPPAVIAQASSSEQRFKGSWEVVDMYTSEDSSED; translated from the exons CGCTGGAGCGTCCTGGCCGACAGACCTTCCGGAGTTCATCCCACTTTCGCAGCCTGCAAGACGGCCTGCTGTCGCTCAGACAGACGGGGATCCTGTTCGATGTGGTCCTGGTGGTGGAGGGTCGACCCATCCAAGCCCACCGCATCCTCCTGGCAGCCGCCTGTGATTATTTCAG GGGGATGTTTGCCGGAGGCCTCCGTGAGACGCAGCAGAAAGAGATTCTTATTCACGGAGTATCTTACAAGGCCATAAAGAAACTACTCGACTACATCTATACTGCAGAGATTGAATTAGACCTGGATTGTGTCCAGGAAGTCCTGATAGCTGCCACTCTGGTGCAG CTTGATAGTGTCATTGGCTTCTGCTGTGACTTCCTTTACTCCTGGCTGGATGACAGCAGCATCTTAGAGGTGCTCCAGCTTGTGGATCTCTTTGAGCTGCAACAGCTGAAAGACAGAGTCCGCTCCTACATCCTCAACAACATTCAGACTTTGTCTCGGACGGACGTGTACCGAAAGCTCCCCGAGGAGGAGGTCTTTAGAGCTTTGAGCAGCGATGAGCTTCAGGTGACCAGCGAGAACGAGGTGTACGAGGCCgctctttattttcactttagtCCTGAGGAGGTGGAAGCTGATCAGGTGTACCTGCAG GACAACCTGAAGATGCTTGAAGCTGTGCGGTTCTGCCTCATGGAGAGGCGGGTGTTGCAGAGACTGCACAGCAGACTGGACCAGTGTCCTTTGAAGCATTCGGTCTCAGCTGCTCTCCGGTACCACGAGCAGGAATTGTGGCAGCCCGTCCTGCAGAGTCCTCTCACGCAGCCCCGCTCCACCTTCTACTGTATTCTGGGTTTTGGGGGAATGTTTAGCTCTTCCTCCCTCACAGACAAGAAAAACCTGTTTCAGGTCTTCCACCCGAGCTGGGGGGAGTGGAGGACTCTGCCTTCAGCTCACTCACCCCGAATGTCTAACCAGGGGGTTGCTGTCCTGAACAATTTTGTTTATCTCATTGGAGGAGATAAGAACACCAGTGGATTTCGTGCAGAAAACTGCTGCTGGAG ATATGACCCACGTCACAACAGCTGGACCTCCATTCagcctctgcagcagcagcacgctGACCACTGTGTTTGCGTGTTGGGGGGTCACATCTACGCCATCGGGGGGCGTGACTACAGCAACGAGCTGGACTCAGTGGAGCGCTATGACCCCAGCGCAAACACGTGGCAGTTCGTCTCACCTCTGAAGAGAGAG GTTTATGCCCATGCAGGAGCAGTGGTGGATGGGAAGATATACATCACATGTGGGCGTCGAGGAATGGCGTACCTCAGAGAGACGTACTGCTTCGACCCTGCTGCCAATCACTGGGCGGCGTGTGCAGAGGGACCGGTGGAGCGGGCGTGGCACGGCATGGCTGCTGTCAATGGGCGCATATATGTTATCGGGGGTAGTAACCATGAGCGTGGATATCGCCGTGATGTCAACAAA GTGGCGTGCTTTGATCCTGCAGCCAACTCATGGACGTTAgttgcccccctcccctccggACACGGAGAGCCAGGCATCGCCGTGCTCGACCACCGCATCTACGTCCTAGGAGGGCGCTCACACGACAAAGGCAGGAGGATGAAATACATGCACGTGTACAACACCGATGCTGATGAGTGGGACAGTGAGACTGAGTTCAAAGAGCGCGTCTCTGGCCTGGCCGCCTGCGTGGCGCTCATGCCCCCCGCTGTCATCGCACAGGCCAGCAGCTCGGAGCAGCGCTTCAAGGGATCATGGGAAGTCGTGGACATGTACACATCAGAGGACTCCAGTGAGGACTGA
- the klhl22 gene encoding kelch-like protein 22 isoform X1 — translation MRAMKPEGQRVVMAEGEAESAVGGRAGSLERPGRQTFRSSSHFRSLQDGLLSLRQTGILFDVVLVVEGRPIQAHRILLAAACDYFRGMFAGGLRETQQKEILIHGVSYKAIKKLLDYIYTAEIELDLDCVQEVLIAATLVQLDSVIGFCCDFLYSWLDDSSILEVLQLVDLFELQQLKDRVRSYILNNIQTLSRTDVYRKLPEEEVFRALSSDELQVTSENEVYEAALYFHFSPEEVEADQVYLQVSLKDNLKMLEAVRFCLMERRVLQRLHSRLDQCPLKHSVSAALRYHEQELWQPVLQSPLTQPRSTFYCILGFGGMFSSSSLTDKKNLFQVFHPSWGEWRTLPSAHSPRMSNQGVAVLNNFVYLIGGDKNTSGFRAENCCWRYDPRHNSWTSIQPLQQQHADHCVCVLGGHIYAIGGRDYSNELDSVERYDPSANTWQFVSPLKREVYAHAGAVVDGKIYITCGRRGMAYLRETYCFDPAANHWAACAEGPVERAWHGMAAVNGRIYVIGGSNHERGYRRDVNKVACFDPAANSWTLVAPLPSGHGEPGIAVLDHRIYVLGGRSHDKGRRMKYMHVYNTDADEWDSETEFKERVSGLAACVALMPPAVIAQASSSEQRFKGSWEVVDMYTSEDSSED, via the exons CGCTGGAGCGTCCTGGCCGACAGACCTTCCGGAGTTCATCCCACTTTCGCAGCCTGCAAGACGGCCTGCTGTCGCTCAGACAGACGGGGATCCTGTTCGATGTGGTCCTGGTGGTGGAGGGTCGACCCATCCAAGCCCACCGCATCCTCCTGGCAGCCGCCTGTGATTATTTCAG GGGGATGTTTGCCGGAGGCCTCCGTGAGACGCAGCAGAAAGAGATTCTTATTCACGGAGTATCTTACAAGGCCATAAAGAAACTACTCGACTACATCTATACTGCAGAGATTGAATTAGACCTGGATTGTGTCCAGGAAGTCCTGATAGCTGCCACTCTGGTGCAG CTTGATAGTGTCATTGGCTTCTGCTGTGACTTCCTTTACTCCTGGCTGGATGACAGCAGCATCTTAGAGGTGCTCCAGCTTGTGGATCTCTTTGAGCTGCAACAGCTGAAAGACAGAGTCCGCTCCTACATCCTCAACAACATTCAGACTTTGTCTCGGACGGACGTGTACCGAAAGCTCCCCGAGGAGGAGGTCTTTAGAGCTTTGAGCAGCGATGAGCTTCAGGTGACCAGCGAGAACGAGGTGTACGAGGCCgctctttattttcactttagtCCTGAGGAGGTGGAAGCTGATCAGGTGTACCTGCAGGTCAGTCTGAag GACAACCTGAAGATGCTTGAAGCTGTGCGGTTCTGCCTCATGGAGAGGCGGGTGTTGCAGAGACTGCACAGCAGACTGGACCAGTGTCCTTTGAAGCATTCGGTCTCAGCTGCTCTCCGGTACCACGAGCAGGAATTGTGGCAGCCCGTCCTGCAGAGTCCTCTCACGCAGCCCCGCTCCACCTTCTACTGTATTCTGGGTTTTGGGGGAATGTTTAGCTCTTCCTCCCTCACAGACAAGAAAAACCTGTTTCAGGTCTTCCACCCGAGCTGGGGGGAGTGGAGGACTCTGCCTTCAGCTCACTCACCCCGAATGTCTAACCAGGGGGTTGCTGTCCTGAACAATTTTGTTTATCTCATTGGAGGAGATAAGAACACCAGTGGATTTCGTGCAGAAAACTGCTGCTGGAG ATATGACCCACGTCACAACAGCTGGACCTCCATTCagcctctgcagcagcagcacgctGACCACTGTGTTTGCGTGTTGGGGGGTCACATCTACGCCATCGGGGGGCGTGACTACAGCAACGAGCTGGACTCAGTGGAGCGCTATGACCCCAGCGCAAACACGTGGCAGTTCGTCTCACCTCTGAAGAGAGAG GTTTATGCCCATGCAGGAGCAGTGGTGGATGGGAAGATATACATCACATGTGGGCGTCGAGGAATGGCGTACCTCAGAGAGACGTACTGCTTCGACCCTGCTGCCAATCACTGGGCGGCGTGTGCAGAGGGACCGGTGGAGCGGGCGTGGCACGGCATGGCTGCTGTCAATGGGCGCATATATGTTATCGGGGGTAGTAACCATGAGCGTGGATATCGCCGTGATGTCAACAAA GTGGCGTGCTTTGATCCTGCAGCCAACTCATGGACGTTAgttgcccccctcccctccggACACGGAGAGCCAGGCATCGCCGTGCTCGACCACCGCATCTACGTCCTAGGAGGGCGCTCACACGACAAAGGCAGGAGGATGAAATACATGCACGTGTACAACACCGATGCTGATGAGTGGGACAGTGAGACTGAGTTCAAAGAGCGCGTCTCTGGCCTGGCCGCCTGCGTGGCGCTCATGCCCCCCGCTGTCATCGCACAGGCCAGCAGCTCGGAGCAGCGCTTCAAGGGATCATGGGAAGTCGTGGACATGTACACATCAGAGGACTCCAGTGAGGACTGA